Below is a window of Sulfitobacter sp. BSw21498 DNA.
TGGATGACTATGACGGGGTCGTGCCCAACAGCCGTGCGGCGCTGCAATCGCTGCCGGGTGTGGGCCGCAAGACGGCGAATGTCGTGCTGAACATGTGGTGGCAGTATCCGGCCCAAGCGGTCGACACCCATATCTTTCGCGTTGGCAACCGCACCCTGATCGCGCCCGGCAAAACCGTGGACGCGGTAGAGCGCGCCATCGAAGACAATATTCCCGTTGATTTCCAACACCATGCCCACCACTGGATGATCCTGCACGGGCGATACCATTGCAAAGCACGCAAACCTTTGTGCAGAACCTGCATCATCCGTGACCTTTGCCCCTATGAGGAAAAAACCGAATGACCCAATACGAAGTGGTTGGCATCGGCAACGCCGTTGTCGATGTGATCTCGCATGCGGATGACACGTTTCTGAACGACAACGGCATCGAAAAAGGCATCATGCAACTGGTAGAGCGTGACCGCGCCGAAAGCCTTTATGCCACGATGCAGGACCGACTGCAGACCCCAGGCGGGTCGGTCGCCAATACCATCGCGGGCATCGGTGCGCTTGGCCTGTCCACGGCCTTTATCGGGCGGGTCCGCGATGATGAACTGGGCCAGTTCTATGCCAAAGCGATGACCGACATCGGCATCGATTTTGTCAACGCCCCTGTGGCCGAGGGCGAGAACCCAACCTCGCGCTGCATGATCTTTGTGACCCCGGATGGGGAACGCTCGTTGAACACCTATCTTGGCATCTCGACGGGGCTTACCTCGGACGACGTACCGCAGGCGGTGACGTCCAAGGCCAAGCTGATGTTCCTCGAGGGCTACCTTTTTGACCACGACGCCGGCAAAACCGCATTCCGCGAAGCGGCGCGGGCGGCAACGGCGGGGGGCGGCATGGCGGGGATCGCTATTTCCGACCCCTTCTGCGTGGAACGCCACCGGGATGACTTTCTTGCGCTGATCGAAAACGATTTGGGCTATGTCATCGGCAACGAAGCCGAACTCCGCGCCCTGTGGGAAACCGACGATACCGAAGTCGCTCTGGCCAAAACGGCCGAGATTTGCCCGCTGGTGGTCTGCACCCGCTCGGGCGACGGGGTCACGCTGAAGCGCGGCGAGGAACGCGTTGATGTGCCCGTCGAAAAGGTCGTGCCAGTCGATGCCACCGGCGCGGGCGATCAATTCGCGGCAGGATTCCTCTATGGCATGGCCACGGGTCGTGACCTCGAGACATGCGGCAAGATGGGCAACATCTGCGCGGCCGAGGTCATCAGCCACATTGGCCCGCGCCCGCAAACCTCGATGATGGCCCTGTTCAAAGAGCAAGGGCTGGTCTGATGCTGACGGACGGATACCACGAAGTACCGCTTGGCAAGCTGGCGATGGTCGTCACGCATCTTGAGATGCGCGAGGCCGCGCCCTTGCGCGATGTCCCCGCCCCCGAGGGCCTGACCTTGCGCGCGCTGACACCAACGCTGGACTGGTACCGTGATATCTTTCGCCGTGTCGGTAAGGACTGGCTGTGGTTCGGACGTC
It encodes the following:
- the nth gene encoding endonuclease III, whose protein sequence is MAKTLDYHTIREIFTRFQDAEAEPKGELDHTNVYTLLVAVALSAQATDAGVNKATKSLFEIVEHPQQMLDLGLDGLTEHIKSIGLFRQKAKNVMKLSQLLVDDYDGVVPNSRAALQSLPGVGRKTANVVLNMWWQYPAQAVDTHIFRVGNRTLIAPGKTVDAVERAIEDNIPVDFQHHAHHWMILHGRYHCKARKPLCRTCIIRDLCPYEEKTE
- a CDS encoding adenosine kinase — protein: MTQYEVVGIGNAVVDVISHADDTFLNDNGIEKGIMQLVERDRAESLYATMQDRLQTPGGSVANTIAGIGALGLSTAFIGRVRDDELGQFYAKAMTDIGIDFVNAPVAEGENPTSRCMIFVTPDGERSLNTYLGISTGLTSDDVPQAVTSKAKLMFLEGYLFDHDAGKTAFREAARAATAGGGMAGIAISDPFCVERHRDDFLALIENDLGYVIGNEAELRALWETDDTEVALAKTAEICPLVVCTRSGDGVTLKRGEERVDVPVEKVVPVDATGAGDQFAAGFLYGMATGRDLETCGKMGNICAAEVISHIGPRPQTSMMALFKEQGLV